A genome region from Ignavibacteriota bacterium includes the following:
- a CDS encoding electron transfer flavoprotein subunit alpha/FixB family protein, protein MKKNEVWVFIEQHNGKPADVSLELLSKGRKLADTMKGLLKSVVIGNDVKSIAIESFKFGVDDAMLIDHPELKHYRTMPYNRILNELVEQHQPRVVLFGATIIGRDLAPRVASHTRSGLTADCTELKISEVEYLGKKFNDLLLQIRPAFGGNIIATIITPDVHVQMATVREGVMEMHAVEKPKPVKITEIPYVPNEIDNLITLVEQHREESKVNLKAAPIIVAGGYGLGTKENFKHVVNLAHTIGGEVAGSRAAVDAGFIPHERQVGQTGVTVRPKLYFAIGISGAIQHRAGMSEAKKIVAINTDPDAPIFEVSHYGIVGDAMDVIPKFIEAYKSRLK, encoded by the coding sequence ATGAAGAAGAATGAAGTTTGGGTGTTTATAGAACAGCACAACGGAAAGCCCGCTGATGTGAGTCTCGAGTTGTTGAGCAAGGGACGAAAACTTGCCGACACCATGAAGGGATTACTCAAGTCGGTTGTTATCGGGAATGATGTGAAGAGTATCGCTATTGAGTCGTTCAAGTTTGGCGTAGATGATGCAATGCTTATTGATCATCCTGAGTTGAAGCATTACCGGACGATGCCATACAATAGAATATTGAACGAACTTGTCGAACAGCATCAACCGAGAGTTGTGTTGTTCGGCGCGACTATCATCGGTCGGGATTTGGCGCCGAGAGTTGCATCGCACACGCGAAGCGGACTGACTGCCGATTGTACAGAGTTGAAGATTTCCGAAGTAGAATATCTTGGAAAGAAATTTAATGACTTGTTGTTGCAGATTCGCCCGGCGTTTGGCGGCAACATCATCGCAACGATTATCACGCCGGATGTTCACGTTCAGATGGCGACGGTGCGTGAGGGCGTGATGGAAATGCACGCGGTTGAAAAACCGAAGCCGGTGAAGATTACTGAAATTCCCTACGTGCCGAATGAGATTGATAATCTCATAACCTTAGTCGAACAGCATCGCGAAGAAAGCAAAGTGAATTTGAAAGCCGCTCCGATTATTGTTGCCGGAGGATACGGACTCGGGACGAAAGAGAATTTTAAACATGTGGTAAATCTTGCACACACAATCGGAGGCGAAGTTGCCGGAAGCCGGGCCGCCGTGGATGCAGGATTCATTCCGCACGAACGGCAGGTAGGACAGACCGGTGTCACCGTGCGACCAAAGTTATATTTTGCTATCGGAATTTCCGGTGCGATTCAACACCGTGCAGGAATGTCGGAGGCAAAAAAAATTGTCGCCATCAACACCGACCCGGACGCGCCGATTTTTGAAGTCAGCCATTACGGAATTGTCGGAGATGCGATGGATGTCATCCCGAAATTTATCGAAGCATACAAAAGCAGATTGAAGTAA
- a CDS encoding acyl-CoA dehydrogenase family protein has translation MPNFFTENPDIQFHFNKFELKEIVSLTEDNYEQSKQFNYAPINYEDAMENYRKVLEVVGDIAGNYIAPRAADVDNDGASFNDGKVAYATGTQKNLQELSQADLMGMILPRTYGGLNFPFSIYMMAVEMVSRADASLMNIFGLQDIGDTIRKFGNEDQRMEFLPRISSGEHTGAMALTEPDAGSDLQAVKLTAYQNEQGKWFLRGVKRFITNGNAQVLLVLARSEAGTKDGRGLSMFVCYGDETVVVRRIEHKLGIHGSPTCELQFNDTPAQLVGSRKFGLIKYVLDLMYRARMGVSSQALGISQAAYEEAVKYAKERKQFGKAIYNIPVISNMLIDMKVMLESNRSLLYSTAKCVDEKEKLEDLIEKLKAEGKSFAEENNRLKQVTKIANLLTPMTKFVLAESSNKITYDALQIHGGTGYMKEFRVERLARDARITNIYEGTSQMQIVAASGGVINDVMGEYFDEKEKREYKTGLTKLANHLKEIRQLFLDCLKYVLDKKETSFQDVAAKDLVELYSYLYIGYLLLDEAEKEPRKVFIANRYIVTALANARKNVEAIKNELFSDLLHAEKILV, from the coding sequence ATGCCGAATTTTTTTACAGAGAATCCTGACATTCAGTTTCACTTCAACAAGTTTGAATTGAAAGAAATCGTTTCGCTCACGGAAGACAACTACGAGCAATCAAAGCAATTCAATTATGCCCCAATCAATTATGAAGATGCGATGGAAAATTATCGCAAGGTGCTTGAAGTGGTGGGGGACATTGCCGGGAATTATATCGCGCCGCGTGCCGCCGATGTTGACAACGATGGTGCGTCCTTCAACGATGGAAAAGTAGCGTATGCTACCGGCACACAGAAAAATCTTCAGGAACTTTCTCAGGCGGATTTGATGGGAATGATTTTACCGCGCACGTATGGCGGTTTGAATTTTCCCTTCTCAATTTATATGATGGCGGTGGAAATGGTTTCCCGCGCCGATGCCTCGCTGATGAACATTTTTGGTTTGCAGGATATCGGTGACACAATCCGGAAGTTCGGAAACGAAGACCAGCGGATGGAATTCCTCCCGCGCATCAGTTCCGGTGAACACACCGGTGCAATGGCATTGACGGAACCCGATGCAGGTTCGGATTTGCAAGCAGTGAAACTGACTGCCTATCAAAACGAACAGGGAAAATGGTTTCTGCGCGGTGTGAAGCGATTCATCACCAACGGCAATGCGCAAGTGCTTCTTGTCCTCGCTCGTTCGGAAGCAGGAACGAAAGATGGACGCGGCTTGAGCATGTTTGTTTGCTACGGCGATGAAACTGTGGTTGTGCGACGCATTGAACATAAACTCGGTATTCACGGCTCGCCGACATGTGAACTTCAGTTCAACGATACTCCCGCGCAATTAGTTGGTAGTCGGAAGTTCGGATTGATTAAATATGTTTTGGATTTAATGTACCGCGCACGTATGGGAGTTTCATCACAAGCATTGGGAATTTCCCAAGCCGCGTATGAGGAAGCAGTGAAGTACGCGAAAGAACGGAAACAATTCGGCAAGGCAATTTACAACATTCCGGTCATCTCAAACATGTTGATTGATATGAAGGTGATGCTTGAAAGTAATCGCTCTCTTCTTTATAGCACAGCAAAGTGTGTAGATGAAAAAGAAAAACTCGAAGACCTGATTGAAAAACTCAAAGCGGAAGGGAAATCATTCGCTGAGGAAAACAATCGCTTGAAACAGGTAACGAAGATTGCTAACCTGCTGACGCCAATGACAAAGTTTGTGCTTGCCGAATCATCAAACAAGATTACCTACGACGCATTGCAAATCCACGGCGGAACGGGATACATGAAAGAATTTCGAGTTGAGCGGCTTGCACGGGATGCCCGTATCACGAACATCTACGAGGGAACCTCTCAGATGCAGATTGTTGCGGCAAGCGGCGGTGTCATCAACGATGTTATGGGTGAGTATTTCGATGAAAAAGAAAAGCGGGAATACAAAACAGGCTTGACAAAGCTTGCCAATCATTTAAAAGAAATCCGCCAACTCTTTCTTGATTGCTTGAAATATGTTCTTGATAAAAAAGAGACAAGTTTTCAGGATGTTGCGGCGAAAGATTTGGTTGAATTATACAGCTATTTATACATCGGCTATTTGTTGCTTGATGAAGCAGAGAAAGAGCCGAGAAAAGTATTTATTGCTAATCGTTATATTGTCACCGCTTTAGCGAATGCACGGAAGAATGTTGAAGCAATTAAGAACGAATTGTTCTCGGATTTGCTCCATGCAGAGAAGATACTTGTGTAG
- a CDS encoding cytochrome b/b6 domain-containing protein translates to MANGNGKQFLRFIRLNRVLHIVMIVSFMSLALTGMTLKFSYTTWAVILAHLFGGFESAGYVHRLAAVFMFGIFVAHIVELFKMKKREDKTWRKLIFGPDSMMFNRNDLKEFIGSIKWFLGKGPRPKFGRWTYWEKFDYFAVFWGIFVIGSTGLTLWFPEIFTLVLPGYFLNIATIIHSDEALLAVGFIFTVHFFNTHLRPEKFPMDLVVFTGRMDLEEFKHDKPAEYEALVKSGELENYLVEPYQPIVIKAVRVFGYTALTVGFSIVIWIIYAMLFAYR, encoded by the coding sequence ATGGCTAACGGAAATGGAAAACAGTTTCTCCGTTTCATCCGTCTTAATCGTGTTCTCCACATCGTCATGATTGTGAGTTTTATGAGTCTTGCACTGACCGGAATGACGTTGAAGTTTTCTTATACAACGTGGGCGGTGATTCTCGCTCATTTGTTTGGCGGGTTTGAATCGGCGGGGTACGTGCATCGGTTAGCGGCGGTGTTCATGTTCGGAATTTTTGTTGCGCACATTGTTGAATTGTTCAAGATGAAAAAGCGGGAAGATAAAACGTGGCGCAAACTTATATTTGGTCCCGACTCAATGATGTTCAACCGGAATGATTTAAAGGAGTTCATCGGCTCCATCAAATGGTTTCTTGGAAAAGGTCCTCGACCGAAATTCGGACGATGGACGTATTGGGAAAAGTTCGATTACTTTGCTGTGTTCTGGGGAATATTTGTCATCGGTTCAACCGGGCTGACACTCTGGTTCCCTGAAATCTTTACGCTCGTTCTCCCCGGGTATTTTCTGAATATTGCAACCATCATTCATAGTGATGAAGCGTTGCTGGCAGTCGGATTTATTTTCACCGTGCATTTCTTCAACACGCATCTCCGTCCCGAAAAATTTCCGATGGACTTGGTTGTGTTTACCGGAAGAATGGACCTGGAAGAATTCAAACATGACAAGCCGGCTGAGTACGAAGCATTAGTCAAGAGTGGTGAGTTGGAAAATTATTTAGTCGAACCGTATCAGCCAATCGTTATCAAGGCTGTTCGCGTGTTTGGTTATACAGCATTGACGGTCGGATTCAGTATCGTCATCTGGATTATTTACGCTATGCTATTTGCATATAGGTGA
- a CDS encoding electron transfer flavoprotein subunit beta/FixA family protein → MYNSIVLVKQVPDTTNISGQVMKEDGTVNRAKLPAIFNFEDKVALEFALQIKDKFGGKVTAITMGPPRASDVLRECLYMGADEAYLITDRKFAGADTLATSYVLSEAIKKIGNYDFVFAGRQAIDGDTAQVGPQTAEKLNIPQITYAEEILDVKNRKARIRRKIEGGYEILECTLPVLVTVIKDAAEPRPFSAKRVMAYKGAKTLLELEKLAEGNSLLYSDQLVHEYKLRSLFLPTLTTDDLNVDVERCGVKGSPTKVYSIESVVLAGGDHVRIENTKIGMNMLIDKLMEDHIFG, encoded by the coding sequence ATGTACAATTCAATAGTATTAGTAAAGCAAGTTCCTGACACGACGAATATCTCCGGTCAGGTGATGAAGGAAGATGGCACGGTAAACCGTGCGAAACTTCCGGCTATCTTTAACTTTGAAGATAAAGTTGCTCTGGAATTTGCGCTGCAGATTAAAGATAAATTTGGCGGCAAAGTTACGGCGATAACAATGGGACCACCGCGTGCTTCCGATGTTCTGCGCGAATGTTTGTACATGGGCGCGGATGAAGCGTATCTCATCACCGATAGAAAATTTGCCGGAGCGGATACCCTTGCAACATCGTACGTATTGAGTGAAGCAATCAAGAAAATCGGGAATTATGATTTTGTCTTTGCCGGTCGGCAGGCAATTGATGGAGATACCGCTCAGGTCGGACCACAGACGGCGGAGAAGTTAAACATTCCGCAAATTACTTACGCGGAAGAAATACTTGATGTAAAAAACCGGAAGGCGCGTATTAGACGAAAGATTGAAGGCGGATATGAAATTCTCGAATGTACATTGCCGGTGCTTGTCACGGTCATTAAAGATGCGGCAGAACCGAGACCGTTCAGTGCAAAGCGCGTGATGGCATACAAGGGGGCGAAGACACTACTCGAGTTGGAAAAATTAGCAGAAGGAAATTCGTTGTTGTACAGCGACCAACTTGTTCATGAATACAAACTGCGTTCACTGTTCCTCCCGACCCTGACAACGGACGATTTGAATGTGGATGTTGAACGATGCGGTGTCAAAGGTTCGCCGACAAAAGTGTATAGCATTGAGTCGGTGGTGCTTGCAGGCGGCGACCATGTGCGAATCGAAAATACAAAAATCGGGATGAACATGCTGATTGATAAATTGATGGAAGACCATATTTTCGGATGA
- a CDS encoding cytochrome b/b6 domain-containing protein → MNMVDSGQVLYDMKIKNLVTLGWFLILLISTHHVLFSQTREDCLTCHSDQSLSKESEGKQVSLYVDENVLNHSPHKKLVCVACHTKFDPNNVPHKEKITEINCLTCHQSAPVKHPFHPQLAEAIKNKQTPNVGCKDCHGTHNVVSPNVPDSKFSKTKLTESCGECHSDVQEHFAESAHGKAAAAGVTGAPNCIRCHQNNIIGVNGERDSIEFKIAQEKLCLSCHLDDANVRSNTSPSAGFIAAYEQSVHGAALQRGNAKAATCIDCHGSHDMKVGLDPSATVNKMHLAETCSKCHGDVAKAFGESVHGMALLKGVEDAPACTNCHGEHNILKHTDPNSPVAIKNLSQQVCSPCHSSLKLSAKYGLSNDRFTTFSDSYHGLALQGGSVGVANCASCHGSHNIKPSSDSTSTIYKANLATTCGKCHPGANERFAVGSVHVTEAKADEPILYWIATGYLILIFTTIGGMFIHNGLDFVKKSKRKLMIRRGLIEEEHHGHALYLRMTENERLQHVALVMSFFLLVITGFMLRFPDAWWVQAIRSISDDVFAARSWIHRIAAVIMTVASLYHLYYISFTQRGRQLVKDLFPKLQDATEAIGIMKYNLGLSPTKPKLGRFSYIEKAEYWALIWGTIVMAVTGFIMWFDNTFIGIFTKLGYDISRTIHYYEAWLATLAIIVWHFYFVIFNPDTYPINLAFWKGTLTETEMLEEHPRELEEIKRKQMLDELVENEGNGKGEAGNSKTIKQKEEGTVHG, encoded by the coding sequence ATGAACATGGTGGATAGCGGACAGGTTCTTTATGATATGAAAATCAAAAATCTTGTTACCCTCGGATGGTTCCTCATCCTCCTTATCAGTACACACCATGTTCTTTTCAGCCAGACACGTGAAGATTGTTTAACCTGCCACAGCGACCAATCTCTTTCCAAAGAGTCGGAGGGTAAGCAGGTTTCATTATATGTAGATGAAAATGTTCTCAATCATTCACCCCACAAAAAACTTGTCTGCGTTGCGTGTCATACGAAATTCGACCCGAATAATGTTCCGCACAAAGAAAAAATTACAGAAATAAATTGCTTAACCTGCCATCAGTCAGCGCCGGTGAAACATCCGTTTCATCCGCAGTTGGCGGAGGCAATCAAAAATAAACAAACTCCGAATGTCGGGTGTAAAGATTGCCATGGAACGCACAATGTCGTTTCTCCGAACGTCCCCGACTCGAAATTTTCCAAAACGAAGTTGACCGAATCGTGCGGCGAGTGTCATTCCGATGTTCAAGAACATTTTGCAGAGTCCGCGCACGGGAAAGCGGCGGCGGCAGGAGTGACGGGCGCACCCAATTGCATTCGTTGTCATCAAAACAATATCATCGGAGTGAACGGCGAACGGGATTCCATAGAGTTCAAAATAGCACAAGAGAAACTCTGTCTCTCCTGTCATCTAGATGATGCGAATGTTCGGTCGAACACTTCTCCTTCCGCCGGATTTATTGCGGCGTATGAACAGAGTGTCCACGGCGCCGCTCTGCAACGCGGAAACGCGAAGGCCGCAACCTGTATTGATTGCCACGGAAGTCATGACATGAAAGTCGGACTTGACCCGTCGGCGACTGTGAACAAGATGCACTTAGCCGAGACGTGTTCAAAATGTCATGGTGATGTGGCAAAAGCATTTGGAGAAAGCGTTCATGGAATGGCGTTGCTCAAAGGAGTGGAGGATGCGCCGGCATGTACGAACTGTCACGGCGAACATAATATTCTAAAACACACAGACCCGAATTCTCCCGTTGCGATAAAAAATCTTTCTCAACAAGTTTGTTCGCCTTGTCATAGTTCATTGAAATTATCTGCCAAGTATGGACTTTCGAACGACCGGTTTACAACGTTTTCCGATAGTTATCATGGACTTGCATTACAAGGTGGTTCGGTTGGAGTTGCAAACTGTGCAAGTTGTCATGGCTCGCACAACATCAAACCATCAAGCGATTCAACATCTACCATTTACAAAGCCAACCTTGCAACGACGTGTGGTAAGTGTCACCCGGGAGCGAACGAACGGTTTGCTGTCGGTTCGGTTCATGTAACCGAAGCAAAGGCGGATGAGCCGATATTATACTGGATTGCAACAGGGTACCTTATTCTGATTTTCACAACCATCGGCGGAATGTTCATCCACAACGGACTCGACTTCGTGAAGAAATCAAAACGGAAACTGATGATTCGACGCGGCTTGATTGAAGAAGAACATCACGGGCACGCACTCTATCTTCGGATGACGGAGAATGAAAGACTTCAGCACGTAGCGTTAGTGATGAGTTTTTTCCTGCTTGTCATTACAGGGTTCATGTTGCGGTTCCCGGACGCGTGGTGGGTACAGGCAATCAGAAGTATTAGCGATGATGTATTTGCCGCGCGAAGTTGGATTCATCGTATCGCCGCGGTGATTATGACCGTGGCGAGTTTGTATCATCTCTATTATATCTCGTTCACGCAACGAGGTCGTCAGTTGGTGAAAGATTTGTTCCCGAAATTGCAGGATGCAACGGAAGCAATCGGAATCATGAAATACAATCTCGGACTTTCCCCGACGAAACCGAAACTCGGTCGTTTCAGTTACATCGAAAAAGCGGAATACTGGGCGTTGATTTGGGGAACGATTGTCATGGCAGTCACGGGTTTCATCATGTGGTTTGATAATACATTCATCGGTATCTTCACAAAACTCGGTTATGATATTTCCCGAACCATTCATTACTATGAAGCATGGCTTGCAACACTGGCAATTATCGTCTGGCATTTTTACTTTGTGATATTTAATCCCGATACGTATCCCATCAACCTTGCATTCTGGAAAGGAACGTTGACCGAAACGGAAATGCTCGAAGAGCATCCCCGCGAACTGGAAGAAATCAAACGGAAGCAAATGCTTGATGAACTTGTAGAGAATGAAGGGAACGGAAAGGGAGAAGCGGGAAACAGTAAGACAATCAAACAAAAAGAAGAAGGAACAGTGCATGGATAA
- a CDS encoding cytochrome C554, whose amino-acid sequence MKNLILTVVVLACVAMFVTPGIAADNKYVGVKQCSMCHKADKSGNQFGVWQKSKHAEAYKVLTSDAANEIAKKKGLKKPAAESPECLECHTVTADAKLLDKGFDAKEGVQCEKCHGAGSAYKAMATMKDHAKAVAAGMTDFKDDKAIEAFCKTCHNDKSPTFKEFKFAEMWAKIKHDVPKAK is encoded by the coding sequence ATGAAAAATCTCATTCTGACGGTTGTTGTGCTTGCGTGTGTTGCAATGTTTGTCACACCGGGTATAGCAGCCGATAACAAATATGTAGGTGTAAAACAATGTTCGATGTGCCACAAAGCGGACAAATCCGGAAATCAGTTCGGTGTATGGCAGAAATCGAAACATGCGGAAGCCTACAAAGTGTTGACTTCGGATGCGGCAAACGAGATTGCAAAGAAAAAGGGATTGAAGAAGCCGGCGGCTGAATCACCCGAGTGTCTCGAATGTCATACCGTAACAGCAGATGCGAAATTGCTTGATAAAGGATTCGATGCCAAAGAAGGCGTACAGTGCGAAAAATGCCATGGTGCAGGTTCGGCGTACAAAGCGATGGCAACGATGAAAGACCATGCAAAAGCAGTTGCAGCCGGAATGACAGACTTCAAAGACGACAAAGCGATTGAAGCATTTTGCAAAACATGCCACAACGACAAAAGCCCGACGTTCAAAGAATTTAAGTTCGCTGAAATGTGGGCGAAGATTAAACACGACGTACCTAAAGCAAAGTAA